One part of the Streptomyces sp. AM 2-1-1 genome encodes these proteins:
- a CDS encoding FCD domain-containing protein, with the protein MSTLAHTMMTTARSADSGLAGPGDLDRYPYTEPAGDRAAPRSWGGADSELGRTGRRGSASRGRGLHGQLVQQLGQMIVSGDLGADRPLVPEEIGQRFEVSRTVVRESLRVLEAKGLVSARPNVGTRVRPVSDWNLLDPDIIEWRAYGPQRDDQRRELAELRWTIEPLAARLAAGHGREDVQQRLGDMVEIMGHALGQGDGVTFSRADAEFHALLIQAAGNRMLDHLSGIVSAALHVSGNAITGCERPSEASVGQHARIADALAAGDAAGAESAMRQLLVVHPEVERVVPAPREH; encoded by the coding sequence GTGAGTACCCTTGCGCACACCATGATGACCACCGCCCGTTCCGCCGACTCCGGCCTCGCCGGTCCGGGCGATCTCGATCGTTATCCCTATACGGAGCCGGCCGGCGACCGCGCGGCGCCGCGTTCCTGGGGCGGGGCCGACTCCGAGCTGGGGCGCACCGGTCGGCGGGGGTCCGCCAGCCGCGGCCGCGGCCTGCACGGTCAACTTGTCCAGCAGCTCGGTCAGATGATCGTTTCGGGAGATCTCGGCGCCGACCGTCCTCTCGTGCCCGAGGAGATCGGGCAGCGCTTCGAGGTTTCCCGCACCGTCGTACGCGAGTCCCTCCGCGTCCTCGAGGCCAAGGGGCTGGTCAGTGCCCGGCCCAATGTGGGCACCCGGGTACGCCCGGTCAGTGACTGGAATCTCCTCGACCCCGACATCATCGAGTGGCGAGCCTACGGCCCCCAGCGGGACGACCAGCGCCGTGAGCTGGCGGAGCTGCGGTGGACGATCGAGCCGCTCGCGGCACGGCTCGCCGCCGGGCACGGCCGGGAGGACGTGCAGCAGCGGCTGGGCGACATGGTGGAGATCATGGGGCACGCGTTGGGCCAGGGGGACGGGGTCACCTTCTCCCGAGCCGACGCGGAGTTCCACGCGCTGCTGATCCAGGCCGCGGGGAACCGGATGCTGGATCACCTCTCCGGCATCGTCTCCGCCGCTCTCCACGTCTCCGGCAACGCGATCACCGGATGCGAGCGGCCCAGTGAGGCGTCGGTCGGTCAGCACGCCCGGATCGCCGACGCCCTCGCCGCCGGCGACGCGGCCGGCGCCGAGTCGGCCATGCGCCAGCTCCTCGTCGTCCACCCCGAGGTGGAGCGAGTGGTCCCGGCTCCTCGCGAGCACTGA
- a CDS encoding ABC transporter ATP-binding protein: MLQAIGLTSARRRDLPPAVDDLTFEARSGRVTALLGAPGAGKTAALRLMLELDPGRGVTYFRGRPLHRIGHPPREVGVLLGDVPGHPARSARGQLRMLCAAAGAPLSRADEMLDLVGLSGLGDQRIGGLSVGMDRRLGLAAALLGDPHTLLLDDPADGLSSRESGWLYGLMRAHAAQGGTVLWTTSDPKEAIRSADRVVTIDAGRLVADQEVADFARTRLRPRVAVQSPHAARLAAVVGREARDARRSVEVVAEEGARLSVYGSNCAEIGDVAFRHGIPVHRLADELGDAGPPAPPAPAPASAAALSELPPPITVRPPRGPLRPMRYEVRRMLGVRTTTLIMAVVLLASAAASVLLARIGGAPRPHLLAGWPALLPLPPAALGAGLLGALSYGDEFRYPALAASRGTVPRRLGLLVAKLLVTGAAATALSLLVVVCDMQVLRLFYGDQVSAVPGNAILLAASWVGLAVGCAWAGLLAAGTFRVAGAGVAAVLAVPVLVVPLLQKVFAGPAAHALTGLPARLRGLAWLDIPPGPDRWLVAVGRILAQPVGLALLVSLIALICAYAGTALRNRARW, translated from the coding sequence ATGCTCCAGGCCATCGGACTGACCAGTGCCCGCCGCCGCGACCTGCCGCCCGCGGTGGACGATCTCACCTTCGAAGCCCGCTCGGGCCGTGTCACCGCGCTCCTCGGCGCACCGGGCGCCGGAAAGACGGCGGCCCTGCGGCTGATGCTCGAACTCGACCCCGGGCGTGGAGTCACCTACTTCCGAGGCCGTCCCCTGCACCGGATCGGGCACCCGCCCCGGGAGGTCGGAGTACTCCTCGGGGACGTACCGGGGCATCCGGCCCGGAGCGCCCGGGGACAGTTGCGCATGCTCTGCGCCGCCGCTGGAGCGCCGTTGTCGCGCGCCGACGAGATGCTCGACCTCGTCGGTCTCTCCGGCCTCGGCGACCAGCGCATCGGCGGCCTCTCCGTGGGGATGGACCGCAGACTGGGCCTTGCCGCAGCCCTGTTGGGTGATCCCCATACGTTGCTGCTCGACGATCCGGCCGACGGGCTCTCCTCGCGCGAGAGCGGCTGGCTCTACGGACTGATGCGGGCGCACGCGGCCCAGGGCGGCACGGTGCTGTGGACCACCAGCGATCCCAAGGAGGCCATCCGCTCGGCGGACCGGGTCGTCACCATCGACGCGGGCAGGCTGGTGGCGGACCAGGAGGTCGCCGACTTCGCACGGACCCGGCTCCGCCCCCGCGTCGCGGTCCAGTCCCCCCATGCCGCCCGCCTCGCCGCAGTCGTCGGCCGGGAAGCCCGGGACGCGCGCCGGTCCGTGGAGGTCGTGGCCGAGGAGGGTGCCCGCCTCTCGGTGTACGGGAGCAACTGCGCGGAGATCGGGGACGTCGCGTTCCGGCACGGCATCCCCGTGCACCGCCTCGCCGACGAACTCGGCGACGCCGGCCCGCCCGCACCCCCCGCTCCCGCTCCGGCCTCCGCCGCCGCGCTCTCGGAGCTGCCGCCGCCGATCACGGTGCGCCCCCCGCGAGGTCCGCTGCGCCCGATGCGCTACGAAGTGAGGCGCATGCTGGGGGTGCGGACAACGACGCTGATCATGGCGGTGGTTCTGCTCGCCTCGGCGGCGGCTTCGGTGCTCCTGGCGCGCATCGGTGGGGCCCCGCGACCGCATCTGCTGGCCGGCTGGCCCGCGCTGCTGCCGCTTCCCCCGGCGGCGCTCGGAGCGGGTCTGCTGGGGGCGCTCTCCTACGGCGACGAGTTCCGCTACCCGGCCCTCGCGGCGAGCCGGGGGACGGTGCCGAGGCGGCTGGGACTGCTCGTGGCGAAGCTCCTCGTCACCGGGGCGGCGGCGACGGCCCTTTCGCTGCTCGTCGTCGTCTGCGACATGCAGGTGCTCCGCCTCTTCTACGGGGACCAGGTGAGCGCCGTACCCGGCAACGCGATCCTCCTGGCCGCGAGTTGGGTCGGACTGGCGGTCGGCTGCGCCTGGGCCGGACTGCTCGCCGCGGGAACCTTCCGGGTGGCAGGGGCCGGAGTGGCGGCGGTACTCGCAGTCCCCGTCCTCGTGGTGCCGCTCCTGCAGAAGGTCTTCGCCGGCCCCGCCGCTCACGCGTTGACCGGACTTCCCGCACGCCTGCGAGGGCTGGCCTGGCTCGACATCCCGCCGGGGCCGGACCGGTGGCTGGTGGCGGTGGGTCGGATCCTGGCGCAGCCCGTCGGCCTGGCGCTCCTCGTCTCACTGATCGCTCTGATCTGCGCCTATGCCGGTACGGCCCTCCGGAACAGGGCGCGTTGGTGA
- a CDS encoding NUDIX domain-containing protein produces MPSYDPSTFPPFAVTVDLVVLTVQRHALCALVVRRGETPFQGRWALPGGFVREDEDLGAAAARELVEETGLCAHDPAVPSAGHGAHLEQLATYGAPSRDPRMRVVSVAHLALAPDLPAPRAGGDANSARWAPVDELLAADEDPVGETEAAPLAFDHARILADGVERARSKIEYSSLATAFCPPEFTVGELRRVYEAVWGVVLDPRNFHRKVTGTPGFLVPSGGTTTRQGGRPAQLFRAGSATVLNPPMLRPEV; encoded by the coding sequence ATGCCGTCCTACGACCCGTCGACGTTCCCGCCCTTCGCTGTCACCGTCGACCTGGTCGTGCTGACAGTCCAACGCCACGCGCTCTGCGCGCTGGTCGTGCGGCGCGGAGAAACGCCCTTTCAGGGCCGTTGGGCGCTGCCCGGCGGTTTCGTCCGCGAGGACGAGGACCTGGGCGCCGCGGCCGCGCGCGAGTTGGTCGAGGAGACCGGGCTCTGCGCACACGATCCGGCCGTTCCCTCCGCCGGCCACGGCGCGCACCTCGAACAACTGGCCACGTACGGCGCCCCGTCCCGCGACCCCCGCATGCGGGTGGTCAGCGTGGCGCATCTCGCGCTCGCGCCCGACCTCCCCGCTCCCCGGGCGGGAGGCGATGCCAACAGCGCGCGCTGGGCGCCGGTGGACGAGCTGCTCGCGGCGGACGAGGACCCGGTGGGGGAGACGGAGGCCGCACCCCTGGCGTTCGACCACGCCCGGATTCTCGCAGACGGTGTGGAGCGGGCGCGGTCCAAGATCGAGTACTCCTCGCTCGCCACAGCTTTCTGTCCGCCGGAGTTCACGGTCGGAGAACTGCGGCGCGTCTACGAAGCCGTATGGGGAGTGGTCCTGGATCCCAGGAACTTCCACCGCAAGGTCACCGGTACACCAGGATTTCTGGTGCCCTCCGGAGGCACGACGACCCGACAGGGCGGACGCCCCGCCCAGTTGTTCCGCGCGGGTTCCGCCACCGTCCTCAACCCGCCGATGCTGAGGCCGGAAGTCTGA
- a CDS encoding DUF4192 domain-containing protein, which yields MNKHHESTGSTGPADVQHVTLRGPADLADALPYLLGFHPTDSVVMVGLHGGRGRFGGRLRHAIPPSDADWAGSAQELADCLISGSGRRGARPDAIVLFLCQDPAPGETPCDVMERLRPFTQLLRTACGALDVPVLEALCVSGGKYWSYCCPDIRCCPPEGTPLALPGTTVMAAAAAYAGIQVRGSLRELEQRLTPWTGTHASAQLRALDEVGAAMVVRILDTDGRGQVARETLDLAGGLLQRVGAVTAPPVAGAADFCDDGLISHDEAAAVILGLQDRETRDRAARWMEGPDAPAALRLWRALARRCVGPYVEHAAAPLALAAWVSWSTGDESGARVALSLALRADPDYTFAQLLHQACNEGVDPEKLRRCLREEEEEEARKVAAKTGAPLPQKTVPRQASRAGAGASAVPSAGARSRRISSRTRPVTPSNPGAARVRRRERLPRGQEDRDGTTGG from the coding sequence ATGAACAAGCACCATGAATCCACCGGCTCCACCGGCCCCGCCGACGTTCAGCACGTCACTCTGCGTGGCCCTGCGGACCTCGCCGACGCACTTCCCTATCTGCTGGGCTTCCATCCGACGGACAGTGTCGTCATGGTGGGCCTGCACGGCGGCCGTGGCCGCTTCGGGGGTCGGCTGCGCCATGCCATTCCACCGTCGGACGCCGATTGGGCCGGGAGCGCGCAGGAGTTGGCGGACTGTCTGATCTCGGGGAGCGGGCGGCGCGGGGCCCGCCCGGACGCGATCGTCCTCTTCCTGTGTCAGGACCCGGCGCCGGGGGAGACCCCGTGCGACGTCATGGAGCGACTGCGGCCCTTCACCCAACTCCTGCGCACCGCTTGCGGCGCGCTCGACGTCCCCGTGCTGGAGGCGCTCTGCGTCTCCGGCGGCAAGTACTGGTCCTACTGCTGCCCCGACATCCGGTGCTGTCCGCCGGAGGGCACTCCGCTCGCCCTTCCGGGCACCACGGTCATGGCGGCCGCCGCCGCGTACGCAGGGATCCAAGTCAGGGGATCACTGCGCGAATTGGAGCAGCGGCTCACGCCCTGGACCGGAACCCACGCCTCGGCCCAACTCCGCGCGCTGGACGAGGTGGGAGCGGCGATGGTGGTCCGCATCCTCGACACCGACGGACGCGGGCAGGTGGCCAGGGAGACCCTGGACCTGGCCGGGGGACTGCTCCAGCGCGTCGGCGCCGTCACCGCGCCCCCGGTCGCGGGCGCGGCCGACTTCTGCGACGACGGCCTCATCAGCCATGACGAAGCGGCCGCCGTGATCCTCGGGCTCCAGGACCGCGAGACCCGGGACCGGGCCGCGCGGTGGATGGAGGGCCCGGACGCGCCCGCGGCCCTGCGCCTCTGGCGGGCACTCGCCCGGCGCTGTGTGGGCCCGTACGTGGAGCACGCCGCTGCTCCGCTGGCGCTGGCCGCCTGGGTCTCCTGGTCCACCGGGGACGAGTCCGGCGCACGGGTGGCCCTGTCGCTCGCCCTGCGGGCCGACCCGGACTACACCTTCGCCCAGCTTCTCCATCAGGCCTGCAACGAAGGCGTGGACCCGGAGAAGTTGCGGCGCTGTCTCCGGGAGGAGGAAGAAGAAGAAGCTCGGAAGGTCGCCGCCAAGACCGGTGCACCGCTCCCGCAAAAGACAGTGCCGCGCCAGGCGAGTCGCGCGGGTGCCGGTGCGTCGGCGGTTCCCTCCGCCGGCGCGCGGAGCAGGAGGATCTCCAGCCGCACCCGCCCCGTCACTCCGAGCAACCCGGGGGCGGCACGCGTTCGGCGCAGGGAGCGCCTGCCGCGGGGTCAGGAGGACAGGGACGGCACCACCGGCGGCTGA
- a CDS encoding RecQ family ATP-dependent DNA helicase, giving the protein MDTLELRTEADAILAELVGDPGGSARLREDQWQAVSALVEDRRRALVVQRTGWGKSAVYFVATALLRRRGAGPTVIVSPLLALMRNQVDSAARAGIQARTINSANPEEWETIYGEVERGETDVLLVSPERLNSVDFRDQVLPRLAATTGLLVVDEAHCISDWGHDFRPDYRRLRAMLAELAPGVPVLATTATANARVTADVADQLGTGAGEALVLRGPLERESLRLGVVRLPDAAHRLGWLAEHLEELPGSGIIYALTVATAEEATAFLRQRGFTVASYTGRTENADRLQAETDLQENRVKALVATSALGMGFDKPDLGFVVHLGSPSSPIAYYQQVGRAGRGVAHADVLLLPGKEDEAIWRYFADTAFPPEPQVRQTLAALEGAGRPLSVPALEASVDLRRSRLETMLKVLDVDGAVKRVKGGWTATGSPWVYDAERYAWVARQRAAEQQAMRDYVSTSGCRMEFLRRQLDDEGAAPCGRCDNCAGAWADSSVSAETLSGAAKELDRPGVEVEPRRMWPTGLPLLGIELKGRIPAKEQCSTGRALGRLSDIGWGNRLRPLLAENAPDGPVPDDVLRAAVDVLADWARSAGGWASNSPEASARPVGVVAVPSLSRPQLVGSLAQGIAAVGRLPLLGALTYSGPEGAHTARRSNSAQRVRALTGAFTVSDELKTALAASPGPVLLVDDSTDSGWTLAVAARLLRRAGAEQVLPLVLAAAG; this is encoded by the coding sequence ATGGACACCCTGGAACTCCGCACCGAAGCAGACGCCATCCTCGCCGAACTGGTCGGTGATCCGGGCGGCTCGGCGAGGCTGCGGGAGGACCAGTGGCAGGCGGTCTCGGCCCTGGTGGAGGACCGCCGCCGTGCCCTGGTGGTGCAGCGCACCGGGTGGGGCAAGTCGGCGGTGTACTTCGTCGCGACGGCCCTGCTGCGCCGGCGCGGCGCCGGTCCCACGGTGATCGTCTCCCCGCTGCTCGCCCTGATGCGCAACCAGGTCGATTCGGCTGCGCGAGCCGGGATCCAGGCGCGCACCATCAACTCGGCCAACCCGGAGGAGTGGGAGACCATCTACGGGGAGGTCGAGCGCGGCGAGACCGACGTCCTCCTCGTCAGCCCGGAACGCCTCAACTCCGTCGACTTCCGCGACCAGGTACTTCCCCGGCTCGCCGCCACCACCGGTCTGTTGGTGGTCGACGAGGCGCACTGCATCTCCGACTGGGGCCACGACTTCCGCCCGGACTACCGCCGCCTGCGGGCGATGCTCGCCGAGCTCGCCCCCGGAGTCCCGGTCCTGGCCACCACCGCCACCGCCAACGCGCGGGTCACCGCGGACGTCGCCGACCAACTGGGTACGGGTGCGGGCGAGGCACTCGTCCTGCGCGGCCCGCTGGAGCGGGAGAGCCTGCGACTCGGGGTCGTACGGCTGCCCGACGCCGCCCACCGCCTGGGCTGGCTCGCCGAGCACCTGGAGGAGCTGCCCGGTTCCGGGATCATCTACGCCCTCACCGTCGCCACCGCCGAGGAGGCCACCGCCTTCCTGCGCCAGCGCGGATTCACGGTCGCCTCCTACACCGGACGCACCGAGAACGCCGACCGGCTCCAGGCGGAGACCGACCTCCAGGAGAACCGGGTCAAGGCGCTCGTCGCCACCTCGGCCCTGGGCATGGGCTTCGACAAGCCGGACCTCGGCTTCGTCGTCCACCTCGGTTCGCCGTCGTCGCCCATCGCCTACTACCAGCAGGTCGGACGAGCCGGCCGCGGCGTGGCCCATGCCGATGTGCTGCTGCTGCCGGGCAAGGAGGACGAGGCCATCTGGCGCTACTTCGCCGACACGGCCTTCCCGCCCGAGCCGCAGGTGCGGCAGACCCTCGCGGCGCTGGAAGGCGCGGGCCGGCCCCTTTCGGTCCCCGCCCTCGAGGCGTCGGTGGATCTCCGGCGCAGCAGGCTGGAGACGATGCTGAAGGTGCTGGACGTCGACGGCGCGGTGAAGCGGGTCAAAGGCGGCTGGACGGCCACCGGCTCCCCGTGGGTGTACGACGCCGAGCGCTACGCGTGGGTGGCCCGGCAGCGAGCGGCGGAGCAGCAGGCCATGCGCGACTACGTGAGCACTTCCGGATGCCGGATGGAGTTCCTGCGCCGCCAGCTGGACGACGAGGGCGCGGCCCCCTGCGGACGCTGCGACAACTGTGCGGGAGCCTGGGCCGACTCCTCCGTCTCGGCGGAGACACTGTCGGGCGCGGCGAAGGAACTGGACCGCCCGGGCGTGGAGGTCGAACCGCGCCGGATGTGGCCCACGGGCCTCCCCCTCCTGGGCATCGAACTGAAGGGACGCATCCCGGCCAAGGAGCAGTGCTCCACCGGGCGGGCCCTGGGCCGCCTCTCGGACATCGGCTGGGGCAACCGGCTGCGCCCGCTGCTCGCCGAGAACGCGCCGGACGGGCCCGTGCCGGACGATGTCCTGCGGGCGGCGGTGGACGTCCTCGCCGACTGGGCGCGTTCCGCGGGGGGTTGGGCGTCGAACTCCCCCGAGGCCTCCGCCCGACCGGTCGGCGTCGTCGCGGTGCCGTCCCTCTCGCGCCCGCAGTTGGTCGGCTCCCTCGCCCAGGGAATCGCGGCCGTCGGCCGCCTGCCCCTCCTGGGTGCGTTGACGTACAGCGGGCCGGAGGGGGCGCACACCGCCCGGCGCAGCAACTCCGCGCAGCGCGTCCGTGCGCTGACGGGCGCCTTCACCGTCTCCGACGAGCTGAAGACCGCGCTGGCGGCTTCGCCCGGACCCGTCCTGCTGGTGGACGACTCCACCGACTCGGGCTGGACCCTCGCGGTCGCCGCACGGCTGCTTCGCCGAGCAGGCGCCGAACAGGTCCTTCCGCTGGTGCTGGCCGCCGCGGGCTGA
- a CDS encoding ribonuclease HII has protein sequence MPYEPPTHTVERSLRATTGARTVAGVDEVGRGAWAGPVTVCAAVTGLRRPPEGLTDSKLITPRRRAELAPVLRDWVTAYGLGHSSPEEIDALGMTAALRLAAVRALEELPVRPDAVILDGKHDYLGSPWRVRTVIKGDQSCIAVAAASVIAKVHRDSMMAELGADTGEFEDFAFAANAGYPSPVHRAALEERGPTPHHRLSWSYLDALPRWHHLKKVRFSAEAAALESGGQLGFDF, from the coding sequence ATGCCGTACGAACCACCCACGCACACCGTTGAGCGCTCGCTCCGTGCCACCACCGGTGCCCGGACCGTCGCCGGTGTCGACGAAGTCGGACGCGGAGCGTGGGCAGGTCCCGTAACCGTCTGTGCGGCGGTCACCGGCCTGCGCAGGCCCCCCGAGGGACTCACCGACTCCAAGCTGATCACGCCCCGGCGCCGTGCCGAGTTGGCACCCGTCCTGCGGGACTGGGTCACCGCCTACGGTCTCGGCCATTCCTCTCCGGAGGAGATCGACGCGCTCGGGATGACGGCTGCCCTGCGGCTCGCGGCGGTGCGCGCGCTGGAAGAGCTGCCGGTCCGTCCGGACGCGGTGATTCTCGACGGCAAGCACGACTACCTCGGGAGCCCGTGGCGTGTGCGCACCGTCATCAAGGGAGACCAGTCCTGCATCGCGGTCGCTGCCGCCTCGGTCATCGCCAAGGTGCACCGCGACTCGATGATGGCGGAACTGGGCGCGGACACCGGGGAGTTCGAGGACTTCGCTTTCGCCGCCAACGCGGGATACCCGTCGCCGGTGCACCGGGCGGCGCTGGAGGAGCGGGGACCCACCCCCCACCACCGGCTGTCCTGGTCGTACCTCGACGCGCTGCCGCGGTGGCACCACCTGAAGAAGGTCCGCTTCTCCGCCGAGGCGGCAGCACTCGAAAGCGGGGGCCAGCTCGGTTTCGACTTCTGA
- a CDS encoding DUF4173 domain-containing protein, whose translation MTTSDQSPDLPPGIPGPPDASRAAPSAAAPPAQSADGTPAQAAGSPPGGSAQQPGGSAQQPGGSARQPGGSLGQRPPGRAQQPGGAAYPSAYPHPGAGPGDRPGPGGPGRTRPAKPGGFARIRPVAPLPVSGATLGAVLATGVLSALLLGDGLGINLLLVALPAAVAAWLEARRAGRRARAWTLTWAVGGLALLAVPALLDAGWPTFLAVVSAAALGSLALHGNRSWLGVIAGSLGIVDAVVPAVGWGWRGIRGRLTGSRARWGSVFRTVAVAVVLLLVFGTLFASADAAFADLLGDVLPDVSLAEGPWRIFLLGLGLAGALAAAHTAAAPAHWDRITVRPGRARGRVEWALPLIVLDVLFAAFIALQLVVLLGGYDRVLRETGLKPAEYAREGFWQLLWATLLTLLVVALALRMAPRGGARDRLLVKGVLGTLCVLTLVVVASALRRMDLYVDAFGLTRLRISVAAVELWLGVVLLLIVAAGILGARHLPRAVAVSAAVGVLAFGLMSPDRLIAEQNVQRYREGKAIDISYLQELSADAVPALDTIPDERIRACALREIQSALRRSDTPWYAMSLSEARARDILAERPAPSTATPCYPLDDSVDRDSVDPDFGDRDFPEPDPSDPEYDPYDPY comes from the coding sequence ATGACCACGTCCGATCAGTCGCCAGATCTGCCACCCGGGATACCCGGACCGCCGGACGCGTCCCGGGCAGCCCCATCGGCGGCCGCGCCGCCCGCGCAGTCCGCCGACGGCACGCCCGCGCAGGCCGCGGGCTCGCCGCCCGGCGGGTCCGCCCAGCAGCCCGGCGGGTCCGCCCAGCAGCCCGGCGGGTCCGCCCGGCAGCCCGGCGGGTCCCTGGGGCAGCGACCCCCGGGTCGCGCGCAGCAGCCCGGTGGCGCCGCGTACCCCTCTGCGTACCCGCATCCGGGGGCGGGGCCCGGAGATCGGCCGGGACCCGGTGGCCCCGGGCGGACCCGTCCGGCGAAGCCCGGGGGGTTCGCGCGCATCCGCCCCGTCGCCCCCCTGCCCGTCAGCGGCGCGACGCTCGGGGCGGTTCTGGCCACCGGCGTTCTCAGCGCGCTCCTGCTCGGCGACGGCCTGGGGATCAACCTTCTCCTCGTGGCGCTGCCCGCCGCCGTCGCCGCCTGGCTGGAGGCGCGCAGGGCGGGGCGCCGGGCACGCGCGTGGACACTGACCTGGGCGGTCGGCGGCCTCGCGCTGCTGGCGGTCCCCGCCTTGCTGGACGCGGGGTGGCCGACCTTCCTCGCCGTGGTGTCCGCCGCCGCGCTGGGCTCGCTCGCCCTGCACGGCAACCGGAGCTGGCTCGGCGTCATCGCGGGCTCCCTGGGCATCGTGGACGCCGTGGTCCCGGCCGTCGGGTGGGGTTGGCGCGGCATCCGGGGGCGGCTCACCGGCTCGCGGGCGCGTTGGGGCTCGGTGTTCCGGACGGTTGCCGTCGCGGTGGTGCTGCTGCTGGTCTTCGGAACGCTCTTCGCGAGCGCCGACGCGGCTTTCGCGGACCTTCTCGGCGATGTGCTGCCAGACGTCTCCCTGGCGGAGGGGCCCTGGCGGATCTTCCTCCTGGGACTCGGCCTCGCCGGTGCCCTCGCCGCCGCGCACACGGCTGCGGCCCCCGCGCACTGGGACAGGATCACCGTCCGGCCCGGTCGGGCGCGGGGGAGAGTGGAATGGGCACTTCCCCTGATCGTGCTCGACGTGCTGTTCGCCGCGTTCATCGCACTCCAGCTCGTCGTGCTCCTCGGCGGCTACGACCGTGTGCTCCGGGAGACGGGTCTGAAGCCCGCCGAGTACGCGCGCGAGGGCTTCTGGCAACTCCTCTGGGCCACCCTCCTCACCCTCCTCGTCGTCGCGCTGGCCCTCCGCATGGCCCCGCGCGGCGGCGCCCGGGACCGCCTGCTCGTCAAGGGCGTGCTCGGCACCCTCTGCGTACTGACCCTCGTCGTCGTGGCTTCGGCGCTGCGCCGCATGGACCTGTACGTGGACGCCTTCGGACTCACCCGGCTGCGCATCTCGGTCGCGGCGGTCGAACTCTGGCTCGGCGTGGTCCTGCTGCTGATCGTCGCGGCCGGAATCCTCGGCGCACGGCATCTTCCCCGGGCGGTCGCCGTCAGCGCCGCGGTGGGTGTCCTCGCCTTCGGGCTGATGTCGCCCGACCGCCTGATCGCCGAGCAGAACGTCCAGCGCTACCGGGAGGGGAAGGCCATCGACATCTCCTACCTGCAGGAGCTGTCGGCCGACGCGGTTCCCGCGCTGGACACGATCCCAGACGAGCGGATACGGGCCTGTGCGCTCCGGGAGATCCAGAGCGCGCTCCGGCGCTCGGACACACCGTGGTACGCCATGAGTCTGAGCGAGGCGCGGGCACGGGACATCCTCGCCGAACGTCCCGCTCCCTCGACCGCGACGCCGTGCTACCCGCTGGACGACTCCGTCGACCGCGACTCCGTAGATCCCGATTTTGGCGACCGCGATTTTCCCGAGCCCGATCCGTCCGACCCTGAGTACGACCCGTACGACCCCTACTGA
- a CDS encoding ADP-ribosylglycohydrolase family protein: MASYSSETFGRRYARTLASLRGLSVGDALGSQFFVPVNYPLLRSRTLPPGPWQWTDDTEMACSVVAVLAEHGRVDQDALARSFAEHHDFDRGYGPAVNRMLRLVREGGDWRELAAGLFQGQGSWGNGSAMRIAPLGAWYADDPEQATHQAEISSYTTHQHREAVAGSMAVAAAAALAASPGGPPPPEELLDTVIALLPRSAVVAGLRRAKDMLDYEDPTTVAAVLGNGRRTSAQDTVPFALWSAARALGSYEDAFWVTAQAGGDVDTTCAIVGGIVAAGAAGAPPAAWLRQTEAPPSWVPAEPR, from the coding sequence ATGGCCTCTTACTCCTCCGAAACCTTCGGACGTCGGTACGCACGCACCCTCGCCAGCCTGCGCGGCCTCTCCGTCGGAGACGCCCTGGGCTCCCAGTTCTTCGTCCCCGTGAACTACCCGCTGCTGCGGAGCCGCACCCTGCCCCCCGGGCCGTGGCAGTGGACCGATGACACCGAGATGGCCTGCTCGGTGGTGGCCGTGCTCGCCGAGCACGGCCGCGTCGACCAGGACGCGCTGGCCCGCTCCTTCGCCGAGCACCACGACTTCGACCGCGGCTACGGCCCCGCGGTCAACCGGATGCTGCGGCTCGTGCGCGAGGGCGGTGACTGGCGGGAACTCGCCGCGGGGCTGTTCCAGGGCCAGGGATCCTGGGGCAACGGTTCCGCCATGCGCATCGCCCCACTCGGTGCCTGGTACGCCGACGACCCCGAGCAGGCCACCCACCAGGCCGAGATCTCCTCGTACACCACCCACCAGCACCGCGAGGCCGTGGCCGGGTCGATGGCCGTGGCTGCCGCAGCGGCGCTCGCCGCTTCCCCCGGCGGGCCGCCCCCGCCGGAAGAACTGCTCGACACGGTGATCGCACTGCTGCCGCGCAGCGCGGTGGTGGCCGGGCTGCGGCGGGCGAAGGACATGCTCGACTACGAGGACCCCACGACGGTCGCCGCCGTCCTCGGCAACGGCCGCCGTACCAGCGCCCAGGACACGGTTCCCTTCGCCCTGTGGTCGGCGGCTCGCGCCCTCGGCTCGTACGAGGACGCGTTCTGGGTCACCGCCCAGGCGGGCGGCGACGTGGACACCACCTGCGCCATCGTCGGCGGGATCGTCGCGGCGGGCGCGGCCGGTGCCCCGCCGGCCGCGTGGCTGCGGCAGACCGAGGCCCCGCCGTCCTGGGTGCCCGCCGAACCCCGCTGA